A portion of the Salvelinus namaycush isolate Seneca unplaced genomic scaffold, SaNama_1.0 Scaffold3313, whole genome shotgun sequence genome contains these proteins:
- the LOC120040177 gene encoding 28S ribosomal protein S11, mitochondrial-like isoform X2, with product MYKLNCVLSNSVRSACQQVAGSFNAGGSMCGLQRAVCSSAVRLQEDASASATPGKISKEFSHLPPMPGQDSVLRWAGKKYEELPIAHIKATYNNTHVQVTDCEGQFMVRTSCGTEGFKNVKKSTPIAAQTAGISAAAKATGVGVTFVRVLVKGLGPGRLSAIKGLTMGGLKVVSITDNTPVPHNGCRPRKARRI from the exons ATGTATAAATTAAACTGTGTATTATCTAATTCTGTCAGGAGTGCCTGCCAACAGGTTGCTGGTTCCTTCAATGCAGGAGGCTCAAT GTGTGGTCTACAGAGAGCAGTGTGCTCCAGTGCTGTCAGGTTGCAAGAGGATGCCAGTGCCTCAGCCACACCTGGGAAAATATCCAAAGAGTTCAG TCACCTCCCTCCGATGCCTGGCCAGGACAGTGTGCTGAGATGGGCTGGGAAGAAGTACGAGGAGTTGCCAATAGCACATATCAAAGCCACATATAACAA TACACATGTCCAGGTGACAGACTGCGAGGGCCAGTTCATGGTCAGAACATCATGTGGAACAGAGGGGTTCAAGAACGTCAAGAAGTCCACTCCCATCGCTGCTCAGACAGCAGGCATCTCAGCTGCAGCG AAGGCCACGGGGGTGGGGGTGACGTTTGTCCGTGTGTTGGTGAAAGGTCTGGGTCCTGGACGCCTG tcTGCCATCAAGGGTCTGACCATGGGAGGATTGAAGGTGGTGTCCATCACAGACAACACCCCCGTACCACACAATGGTTGTCGCCCTCGCAAGGCTAGAAGAATATGA
- the LOC120040177 gene encoding 28S ribosomal protein S11, mitochondrial-like isoform X1, producing MYKLNCVLSNSVRSACQQVAGSFNAGGSICGTSGLQRAVCSSAVRLQEDASASATPGKISKEFSHLPPMPGQDSVLRWAGKKYEELPIAHIKATYNNTHVQVTDCEGQFMVRTSCGTEGFKNVKKSTPIAAQTAGISAAAKATGVGVTFVRVLVKGLGPGRLSAIKGLTMGGLKVVSITDNTPVPHNGCRPRKARRI from the exons ATGTATAAATTAAACTGTGTATTATCTAATTCTGTCAGGAGTGCCTGCCAACAGGTTGCTGGTTCCTTCAATGCAGGAGGCTCAAT TTGTGGAACCAGCGGTCTG CAGAGAGCAGTGTGCTCCAGTGCTGTCAGGTTGCAAGAGGATGCCAGTGCCTCAGCCACACCTGGGAAAATATCCAAAGAGTTCAG TCACCTCCCTCCGATGCCTGGCCAGGACAGTGTGCTGAGATGGGCTGGGAAGAAGTACGAGGAGTTGCCAATAGCACATATCAAAGCCACATATAACAA TACACATGTCCAGGTGACAGACTGCGAGGGCCAGTTCATGGTCAGAACATCATGTGGAACAGAGGGGTTCAAGAACGTCAAGAAGTCCACTCCCATCGCTGCTCAGACAGCAGGCATCTCAGCTGCAGCG AAGGCCACGGGGGTGGGGGTGACGTTTGTCCGTGTGTTGGTGAAAGGTCTGGGTCCTGGACGCCTG tcTGCCATCAAGGGTCTGACCATGGGAGGATTGAAGGTGGTGTCCATCACAGACAACACCCCCGTACCACACAATGGTTGTCGCCCTCGCAAGGCTAGAAGAATATGA